The Falco biarmicus isolate bFalBia1 chromosome 7, bFalBia1.pri, whole genome shotgun sequence genome contains the following window.
GACATTCCTGGCCTGACTAGATGGGACTTTAAGCTACTAGATAAAGCCTTAAACACCTTACTTGTGCAATCTACAATGAAAGTAACCATCTATTACTGGATATGTTCTGTATTGTAATCATAATAGTGTTAGCTGCTGGGACTATAAAAACTGTTAAGGAATATGAAAATGCTTAAGCtataaaaaacatatttgtgtGATTTTATAGGTGTTCTGAACAAAACACAGTGTGcctcagtaaaaataaaatgcagtttaatttGCCGCTGTCAGTGATCCATGTTTCTAGCTGCATTGCTTTTGTCTCTTGCATGGGAAAGAACAGCAGAGTACAGAGGCTGAATAGGTGTTTGTCCTGCAGCTGACTCCACAAAGCATACTTTGGGCAAGTTCTTCCTGGGCACAGAATTCTGCCTGAACAGAGATAGTTGCGAGGTCAGAGCCAAGCATGAATAAAACATCTCCCTTTCAAATTAAAGCTCTTATATGCATGACAAGGAAACGTGTAGTGTTGTTTGGTGCAGTGCTGGATATACTGAACAACTTGTTCACTTCTAAAGAGAACTGGATTACTTTTGAGATCCACATCTGAATGCAGTGCCAGATATTAAGGAAAGTCAAAGTTGGCTTGGTTTgtttaataggaaaaaacagaattgaagaaaatatttcccagtAGAAAttcaatgaaaacattttatgctGTAAGCCCAGCATTCCAAAATGGACTCTTTAGTCTTTATTTCCCAGTGAATGTACGCACGATCCAGTAATAACAAAAGTTACCAGAAACATATTTTAGTAAAGCCTCATTAATCAGGGCAAGCTGATATAGTATACCTGATGTTCATTATATTTAATAAGAAATCACTGAGCAAATGTGCTCATTAGTGACTTACTGGTCAGCTTTGTGAAAGGTACTTGATTAAAACCCCATTTCAGTTACTGTACATTTAACAAGCTCCACGAATAGCTATGGCCTAACTGCTTCCTGTTTCTCAGGCGTGCTGGCAGCATGTCTGAAATGTTATAAAACGATAACCCTCTGTATGGAGATTGCAGACCAGGCTGGTTGTTTATCAGGGTGCTGAAGTCTTGGATCCcacatcctcctctgctgtttctcatGCTACATGCGCACTTGGCAAGCTGCTGCTCCATGTGGCACGTCTCCCTGGCGTTCACAGGCTGCATAGCCCTTCAGCATCTTGCCACTTCCAAGGGTTATCCAGGCTGCGGAGAGCCTCCCGAACTCACCgccctgcccgctgcctgcttttgggtttttacATGCTGTGCCCATAGGGCAGTGGGCTCCTGGCTCACTGTAGGACAACATACAGGAACAGAACTGGGGTTGGAGTGGTCACTCTGTGGAATGAGTTTCTCTGCTCTGAACCTGCTGCCCCTTCAGTGCTTCCTCTTGGATGGAGAGGGGCCCTGCTCCATCGCCAGCCCAGCCACAGTTACTAGCTGCCAGTAGCAGTTACCATCACGCCTCCTTCAATTCCCAAGTGCAAACTTCTTGGAGTACAAGTCTAAAAGGCCAAAGGGAAGACGGTGCTATTTATAATTAAAACAGCTTCCATGAGGCAAAAAATGAAGACTGCAATAAGGCTATGAAGGCATCGATCTGTATAATTAGTTTTGGATAATGgaaaagtacaaagaaaaaGCCATGTCTCTTGATGTTTTGTGTGGTGGTCAGATGTTCTGGAGTTTTTAGTAacaaacagttttattttcaaaagtcttCTAAGAACAGTATTGCTGAGGTACTAGTTAAAAGTCAGAAGACTCGGTGCCAACGGGCCCAGTGCCTCTCACACGTTACCAAATGCACACGGTTACCAttctgctttaataaaaaaaatcagggaaaagAAATCCCACGGTTTACAGTCCAGGAGCTGGTCCGtcatactttttatttaaaaaaaaaaaaaaaaaaaaaagcccgaCAATGTCCACCTTTCATCCAACAGCCTGGGCCAGGGCCTGCAGGGGCGGTGCCCAGCGCGGCCCCCGACCgcagcgggccgggccgggccgcggcctCCTGAAGCGGCGCATTGTGCCGGGCCAGCGCGTCACACGCCGGGCTGCGACATCGCAGCGGCTGCCCGCcgtgctgcccctgcccccgccccggctgcGACATCGCAGCGGCTGCCCGCCGtgctgcccccgccccggctcGCTCCCGGCGCTCGGCCACGCTGCGGGCGCGGCCGCCTCCCCTCAAGCCGCAGCAGCCGGGTAATGGCCGCGCCGCTGCCCTCTCGGCCCTTCtctccccccagctcctcctcccgcccggcccccgccgctgcccccgcccctTAAGGCAGCCGGGGCCGCCTTCCCGCGGCGGCGAGGGCTGGGAGAAGATGGCGGCGGCCGCGGGCTGGGCCCTGCTGGGCCTGGCGCTGTGGCTGTGCGCGGCAGCCGCGGCCGGCGAGCCGGAGGGGaagcggcgggcggggccggccaAGAAGAAGGACATTCGGGACTACAACGACGCGGACATGGCCcggctgctggagcagtgggAGGTGCGgggaggggccgggggccgTGGCGGGGCTGCGCCTCCCGGAGCCCGCGTAGGGGCCCGGCGGCTGCGGCCGGTGGGGCAGCGAGCTGCGCTGCCGGCCCGTGGAGGCCGCTCTGCGTGGCGTCTCCGCCGGGGGAAGGCGGGAGGAGCGGCGGCCCGGTCGCCCTTCCGCGGGCCTAGCGGGGCCGCTGGCCCAGAGCGGGCGGGAGGGAGCCCCGCACCGTGCGGCTGCGGGATTCCTGCCGCCCGGGCTCCGCGCTCCTGTGCGGGGAGGCCGCAGAGCGGGGCCGagcgggcgcggggggggcaGCCCTCAGGCCGCGCCGAGCCCCGTGCGCCCCGTGCCGGCGGCCCGCTCCGGCTCCGTGGCCGTTTGGGGGTGCCGAGGGGTGCACGTCCCGTGACCGAGTGTGGGTGGCAGGGGAGCCACTCGCTCCACGTTTGCGGAGTAGGCCCCGAGGGCTCTTGGTTTGCGTTTCTTCTTCGCCACTCCTCGTGGTAACAACTGATTCTGACTTCATCCCTCTCTCATCCCCCTTCACACCCGCTGCCGTAATTTCCACAGCTCCCCATCGCTCTTCTCCACCTGGGTGGCATGCCACTGTTCAGCTCTTTGAGTTACCTTGGCTTTCATCCTCTTCTCATAAATGCCAGAGTGCTCAGCAGTTCCTCAGAATGTCTTGCCCCAAAACTGGAGGAATGACAGAGTGAAAACTTTTGTCTCTTGTAATGCCACTTACAGCCGTAAATCGAGGTGGAGAGGTAGGTTTTGCATGTTTCATGTAGGTAAAGTAACTGTGCAAAGTAAGGATGTCAGCCTTGGACCTGGTTGGCAGGTTAGGGACTTGTTCACCCCATGGACTGTTGCTGTGTACCTTCCTTTAGGAAGGGAGATTCTTAGAAAAGTGagttaaaatttcaaataaaattatgtaaaaagcTCCAAGTTCATCCTTCTGTTAGTGGTATCAGCTGAGGACCAGGTAGTCCCAGCTGCTTAAAAAATCAGGGCTTAAATGATAATATTGGCCAACTTCAACCAAATTTGGCGTTGTAggaaaaatcttaaaagatGAGCATCTCTGAGTTTGCAAATCAGGTGCCTGGATAAAAAGGAGACTCCAGTTAATGCTGTCGTGACTCTCTGGCTGTGTATTCTGTTCCAGCCATGTGGCAGGCAGAGTCAGGAGGCTGGTCAGGGTTCTTCCTCTTTAGCTGAAGCAGGTCTCTGATCCAGTTTGCCATGTGCTGCGCAAATGCCTGTAGCCATGTTGTGTGCAGATGTGGCTGAGCGGCTGGGATTGCGTTGCCGCTGAGGAAATGCACATATAGCCAGAGCCCGAGGAGAATAAAGTTACTGAAGCAGGGGCTCAACAATTAAcagttgtttgcttttgggGATGGTCAGCTGTATGCCACTCTGCGTGATGGTAGTCAGGACGCATATAAAGAACATGAAAGGCTTGAGGGGGTGGTAGTTAGAGGATAGAGAAGAAAGGGCATGAGTGGATTTGATGGGGTGGGATGGCAAACAAAGGGGCCATTATGAAtttggggaagagcaggaatTACGCTTGGGAGTAAGGGGCACAGGGCACAGATCTGTACAGAATCAAGTGTTGCTACTTTCAGCTGAGTGAGATGACTCCTAATAGCATTGGAGGATGGTGGCTGTAACAccctgtcatggtttaaccccagccagcagctaagtaTCATGCGTATActtgcttgctcactcccctgcccccagtgggatggggaggagaatcagaaacGGGTAAACCCCATGGGTTGATacaagaacagtttaataattgaaataaagtaagaataataataattgtaatgaagaggagagggagagaggaataaaacccaaggggggaaaaaaacccaagtgacacaatacagttgctcaccacccactgccagtccctgagcagtgattgacagctcccagccagctccccccagtttgcACACTGAGCACGATGCTCTATGGcacggaatatccctttggctagttggggtcagctgtcctggctctgctccctcccagctccttgtgtaCCTCCTCACTGGCACAGCATAGGAAACTGGAAAGTTCTTGACTTGAGCAGGCACTGCTTAGCAACTACTGAAACATCGGTGTGGTATCAGCATAATTCTcctactaaatccaaaacacagtgccgtatcagctactaagaagatGATTCTGTCCTGGCTGAAACCAAGGGACATCCTTGGGTTCAGCCAGAAGCCTCGAGGGGCTGAGCGGCCACTTCTCTGTTCACGCTCTTGTGCTGCCCCTTGCACTGTGCTGGTGCAACCATGTGCATGCCTGCCCAGTGAAATGGGAGACTGATCTAGTGGGAAGTGAGCATGGGGAACGGGAAAAAGAGATGGAGGTTGcttcagcagctcagctgcacagctggagctTGAAGGAAGCCACCTAGGGATTTCCTGCATGGAAAGGGACTTGCCAGCAATCTTGAGTCCGGAGGAGCTGGAAACAGAACTGAGAATCTGGTCTGGAGGtctttctgttgctgaaatGTCATATTCTTTAAATAGTTCATTATTGTTATAAGCTCAGGGTTTCTTAGGCTTGACTCTGAGTTGATTGTTGAATAGACTAAGGAATTAAGTGTCCTATATtgctaatatttaaaaaaaaaataatctagggCATTGATGAGAAATGCATGAGAATGGGAgcaggggggaggaggaagagaagtaATACATAGTTATTACTGTGTCTGTGTAATGCTTTCCCTCAAGTCTCATGTTACTGTTTATTTTGATTAATCTGCTagacatttcaaagcaaaagcttACACTTTTCTTCCAGCCTTTTACTTTGTAGGTAGCTTTATAAATAGAAAACTGCATGATAGTTTGTACAGGATCGAGAAAAGAAGTGTCGGTAAGGGAGCTTTTGACTGCTGCTTGTAGTATTTCTATTTAAACTGTAATAACAGCTTTATGAGCATTTAGTTGGATAGTTAAGGGGAAAATAGGTAATATAGGTTACTAGATTGTGTTGTCACTAAAGTCAAGTCAATTTCTGTGTTACGTAAAGGAGTATTTGGAAACATTcgtttctgccttttcctttcaaaactgaaattgaGCTGGTTTTGTCTGAAATTAGGATTGATTTgcttttacttctgaaaaatgtttttcattcagttatgtaaaattttgtattttcattgcattttattgATATGAGCATTTTCCAGCTTCCTCTGAGATAAGTCTTGTTCCCACTTAGTGAGGACAGTGGGACTTTCCATGTGCTCTCTCTGCTCTCAATTCACTTAATGTGGAATTTTCAAAGGCATGTGAGCTACTTGAAAGCATGCTTCAGACTTGCAAAATGGAAAGCGATACATAACTAATAAGGAAAGAAAGGGTAAAATCTAAGGCTTCTACAACTTTTATTCTGTGGTAActaaattttaaactttttgtcAGAAAGACAACAAATGGTACGTAATTGAGATAGGAAAAGAACATAGATCACTTATATGAAACTTTAACTATTACAGAGTATGGGATGCTCCCTGTAGTGGGATGTTGTAAGAGGATGATGTTGAGTTTGTTGAGTTGTATGTGCAGAGATGAGAAGGTAATGTGAACTTAGATCTAAGAATCAAGATCAGCTTCTGACCTTTGAGGCTTTTGAAGGAAGTAACTTTATATACTGCTGTGGTTCATCTTCCTGATGGAGTAATGCATGTTTTCACTAAATGCCTGAAGTCAAAAAACCACCTAAAATATCTGCCTTAATTCCTGCTGATTTATAAGTCCTTGTGTGGATGCCTGTGTAAGACTTCCTGggttttatgttcttttttactttttcattctgtcataaaaatactgtttaagaAATCAAGTTCTGGCTCAATGTAAGTTGTCACTATGTTCACTCCTCTCTGTTGCAAGCTGTTTTAAGGGGCAGCAGTTTGAATTCTGCCTTTCCGAATATTTAAATGTCGTGTCAACCTCAGCAGAGTCAAGaagaggttttttcttttttccaagagTGACTTACTCTTGGTGATTATGTTGTCAGACTATGAGCTGCATCTGTGCATCAGAAATGTCATGAAACCTTTGATAAAAGTTTTCCTGTGGCATTAACATTGAAGCTCTGAATTCTTGTGGTTTTAGTTGTTTaaacaaggaaaattaatttctcaagtGATCACGTGATTCCCAGAAGTGAGTTTTGACCTCTGAAAGCAATATGTAGATGAATGCTTTTTAGTTTGTGTGTATGAGGCTTTTTTAGTGCAACTTTGTCAGTTCATCTTGTATATTTAATAAATTCCTGTGAaacagtaaatggaaaaaaaaaaaggtgtttagATAGAGCTGTATTGAATTAGTCTTGAGGCTGAAATATTTCTCAGCACATGGTAAAATGAGATTCTGCCTGTCAGTATGAAAATGTGCATTGTTTTGAGGTGAGGGTTGTGCATAGAAAGAACATTCTTGGTGAAGTGTCCTGAAACAAAACTCACTCTTTCTTCTGGTTTGAGAATCTCCATCATTTaactaaaaaatactttatcaaGGCAATCCCAAACAATGGGAAATTCCCAAAAAAGTACATCTTTGTGGAACAGTTGAATTTAAAgcatccttttctgtttcaaaacagaaagatgaTGACATTGAAGAGGGAGATCTTCCTGAACACAAGAGGCCTCCAGCACCAATAGATTTCTCAAAAATTGATCCGGGCAAGCCTGAAAGTATCCTGAAGCTGACGAAAAAGGGGAAGACTTTGATGATGTTTGTCACTGTGTCGGGAAATCCCacagaaaaggagacagaagaaatTACTAGCTTGTGGCAGGGCAGTCTCTTCAATGCAAACTATGATGTGCAAAGGTAAAGTGTTGTGTGAAAGGATAAAGTTCTTGCTTTTACAGAactcttgtttctttcttcctgaaaatcTTTTAAACTGTCCTGTGCCCTTCCCCACCTCTGTTGCCCATCACTATTTCTTCAAATCTGTATCAGTTTATTTGCCAGTTTGATTTAAGTCAAGCTACAAAAATTCTGGTGTGGTGCACAAATCTTTTTAACACTTACACGTGATGCCTGTATAGCCTAGTGcctagtttctttttctctcatcaCATGTCAGCTATTTATCGGTTTTAGCTGCAGTTGTTTGCCTTTATGTGCTTGATGGAAAGCATCACACTTAGAAGACTTGTCACCACAAAAGGCTTTTTGTTCCTCTGGCTAAAAGATTTGGTTTTTGTCTGTGAGGAAGGATCATTTTGAAACGTGAATGTTGCACTCTTGTATTGAGGCTGTGAAGGGTTGCAGTTAAGTATATAAAGCAAATTTAATGCCCTTTAGTGGGTTTTACATGGTGTCAAATTAGTTCTTAagttttctttgtattcttACTCCTTCTTTGTCATTTGCAAACTTGGTATGTTTTATTCTTATCTGTGCTAGAAGATTGTTCTcttgtccccatccccaggcaaGAAGGCTAGCTTCTTGCCTTTAAATGTATGCATCTGTCGTGGAGATGCTCTGAATTAAGCAAAACTTAAGCAAAGCTTGAAATGCGCAGAGCTAActgaaaaaatgtatctttccTCTAGGTTTATTGTTGGCTCAAATCGTGCCATCTTTATGCTACGCGATGGTGGTTACGCCTGGGAGATCAAAGACTTTCTGATAAATCAAGAAAGGTGTGCAGATGTTACTCTGGAAGGTCAGGTTTATCctggaaaaggagcagaagaaaatgagaaagggaaaaacaaaacaaaacctgaaaaagcaaagaagaaaaaagatgcagacAAGAAATCTAATGGCATCAAAGAGGACAACCGAGCAACCAAACAGAGAGAGGATCTATGATGGACGCGTTAACCAGACTGGatactgctctgctgctgcttgaagGGAAACTAAATTTCTGTACAATTCCTGGGTTTATTGGAGTGGAAGGAAGGATGCAGAGATTACTGAGGTTGAAAGACTTTTATGTTGAAATTCACCAGTTTACTTATTAATGTTGGCCATTTGTTTAGTTACAGGAAGGGTAATGTTTAATGCCAGCAATTGACTACTTTAGTTTGTaactttttatg
Protein-coding sequences here:
- the MESD gene encoding LRP chaperone MESD, with amino-acid sequence MAAAAGWALLGLALWLCAAAAAGEPEGKRRAGPAKKKDIRDYNDADMARLLEQWEKDDDIEEGDLPEHKRPPAPIDFSKIDPGKPESILKLTKKGKTLMMFVTVSGNPTEKETEEITSLWQGSLFNANYDVQRFIVGSNRAIFMLRDGGYAWEIKDFLINQERCADVTLEGQVYPGKGAEENEKGKNKTKPEKAKKKKDADKKSNGIKEDNRATKQREDL